From Streptomyces griseorubiginosus, one genomic window encodes:
- a CDS encoding bifunctional MaoC family dehydratase N-terminal/OB-fold nucleic acid binding domain-containing protein, producing MDPVDPLDPVHEDGLTARLKAYEGHPAAVAATGKDPVNVPMIRHWCEALGDTNPAYTGPDAVAPPTMLQAWTMGGLTGHTGRARAYDELLALLDESGCTSVVATDCEQEYLRPLRPGDEITFDTVIESVSARKTTKLGTGHFVTTRTDVRVGDTLVGTHRFRILKYAPAGRKKAEPRPARPRPVVNRDNAGFWEGVARHRLLIQRCTACATLRFPWLPGCAHCGGPDWDTVEAGGEGTVYSYVVMHHPPFPAFDPPYAVALVQLAEGVRMISNVVGTPYDKVRIGMPVRLEFRSYDDDLVLPVFSAAEEDA from the coding sequence GTGGACCCCGTGGACCCCCTGGACCCCGTGCACGAAGACGGCCTGACGGCCCGGCTCAAGGCCTACGAAGGACACCCCGCCGCCGTGGCCGCCACCGGCAAGGACCCCGTCAACGTCCCCATGATCCGCCACTGGTGCGAGGCCCTCGGCGACACCAACCCCGCCTACACCGGCCCCGACGCCGTCGCCCCGCCCACCATGCTCCAGGCCTGGACGATGGGCGGCCTCACCGGACACACCGGCCGCGCACGGGCGTACGACGAACTCCTCGCCCTCCTCGACGAGTCCGGCTGCACCTCGGTCGTCGCCACCGACTGCGAGCAGGAGTACCTGCGCCCGCTGCGCCCCGGCGACGAGATCACCTTCGACACCGTCATCGAGTCGGTCTCGGCCAGGAAGACCACCAAGCTCGGCACCGGCCACTTCGTCACCACCCGCACCGACGTCCGCGTGGGCGACACCCTCGTCGGCACCCACCGCTTCCGCATCCTCAAGTACGCCCCCGCGGGCCGGAAGAAGGCCGAGCCCCGCCCCGCCCGCCCCCGTCCCGTCGTCAACCGCGACAACGCCGGCTTCTGGGAGGGCGTAGCCCGCCACCGGCTGCTCATCCAGCGCTGCACCGCCTGCGCCACCCTCCGCTTCCCCTGGCTCCCCGGCTGCGCCCACTGCGGCGGCCCCGACTGGGACACCGTCGAGGCGGGCGGCGAGGGCACGGTCTACTCGTACGTCGTCATGCACCACCCGCCCTTCCCGGCATTTGACCCGCCTTACGCCGTCGCCCTGGTCCAACTCGCCGAGGGCGTACGGATGATCAGCAACGTGGTCGGGACGCCGTACGACAAGGTGCGGATCGGGATGCCGGTACGGCTGGAATTCCGGTCCTACGACGACGACCTGGTGCTCCCCGTCTTCAGCGCCGCCGAGGAGGACGCATGA
- a CDS encoding MFS transporter codes for MPTATATAAGRSTAAAPAQRAGSLLLVLIAVCTAVTAANIYLAAPLLPLIAHDYGSTPAAVAWIASVAQFGYAFGLLVFAPLGDSVNRRRLVAVLSLVTTAALTAGALASGTTALAAAVLVASAATVVPQLLVPLVAQRAPADRRARHVAAVIAGLFTGVVAARVLGGLIGQAFGWRVVFVGAAVLTAALGLATAYALPAERPRRSGPLFSGLTTLPSVVRRSPDLWRACVRQAGMYGAWSALWTSLALLLTGPSYGLSTATAGLFGLFGLAASVVAPLAGGFVDRFGAAKVVRSAYLLAAVSVPLFWLGGHTLGALFVAAIAVHAALVASHVANQTLALTTTSTPATANTAYVVAGFAGGASASALAGSAFGWWGWGGVCAVAGVWLGLGWLTTSVRLGWLTPSARR; via the coding sequence ATGCCGACAGCAACCGCCACCGCAGCAGGACGGTCCACCGCGGCGGCCCCCGCCCAGCGTGCGGGCTCGCTGCTCCTCGTCCTCATCGCCGTCTGCACCGCCGTCACGGCCGCCAACATCTACCTCGCGGCCCCGCTGCTCCCCCTCATCGCCCACGACTACGGCTCCACCCCCGCCGCGGTGGCCTGGATCGCCTCGGTCGCGCAGTTCGGCTACGCCTTCGGGCTCCTCGTCTTCGCCCCGCTCGGCGACAGCGTGAACCGGCGCCGACTGGTCGCCGTCCTCTCGCTCGTCACCACCGCCGCCCTGACCGCCGGGGCCCTCGCGTCCGGCACCACCGCCCTCGCGGCCGCCGTCCTGGTCGCCTCCGCGGCCACCGTCGTCCCCCAGCTGCTGGTCCCGCTGGTCGCCCAGCGCGCCCCCGCCGACCGCCGGGCCCGGCATGTGGCGGCCGTCATCGCGGGCCTGTTCACCGGGGTCGTCGCGGCCCGGGTGCTCGGCGGGCTGATCGGACAGGCCTTCGGCTGGCGGGTGGTGTTCGTGGGCGCGGCCGTGCTGACGGCCGCGCTCGGACTCGCGACGGCCTACGCCCTGCCCGCCGAGCGGCCCCGCCGCTCCGGCCCGCTCTTCTCCGGGCTGACCACCCTGCCGTCCGTCGTCCGCCGCTCGCCCGACCTGTGGCGCGCGTGCGTGCGGCAGGCGGGGATGTACGGCGCCTGGAGCGCGCTGTGGACCTCGCTGGCCCTGCTGCTGACCGGCCCGTCCTACGGCCTGTCGACCGCCACGGCCGGGCTCTTCGGCCTCTTCGGACTCGCCGCGAGCGTGGTGGCGCCGCTGGCCGGCGGGTTCGTGGACCGCTTCGGCGCCGCGAAGGTCGTGCGGTCGGCGTATCTGCTGGCCGCGGTGTCCGTGCCGCTGTTCTGGCTGGGCGGGCACACGCTCGGGGCCCTGTTCGTGGCGGCGATCGCCGTGCACGCGGCCCTGGTCGCCTCCCATGTCGCCAACCAGACCCTGGCCCTGACCACGACCTCGACCCCGGCGACCGCCAACACGGCGTACGTGGTGGCGGGCTTCGCGGGCGGCGCGTCGGCCTCCGCGCTGGCGGGGTCGGCGTTCGGCTGGTGGGGCTGGGGCGGCGTGTGCGCGGTCGCGGGGGTGTGGCTGGGGCTGGGGTGGCTCACCACGTCGGTACGCCTGGGGTGGCTCACCCCGTCGGCACGGCGGTGA
- a CDS encoding MaoC family dehydratase — MRPGDELPPLEIPVTRTLIVAGAIASRDYQDVHHDPEAARAKGSPDVFMNILTTNGLVGRYLTDHFGPRAVLRKVAIRLGAPNYPGDTMVLTGTIEAVEGTTATVRVVGANGLGHHVTGTVTLTLGSAE; from the coding sequence ATGAGGCCCGGAGACGAACTGCCGCCCCTGGAGATCCCGGTCACCCGCACCCTGATCGTCGCCGGGGCCATCGCCTCCCGGGACTACCAGGACGTGCACCACGACCCGGAGGCGGCCCGCGCGAAGGGCTCCCCGGACGTCTTCATGAACATCCTGACGACGAACGGCCTGGTCGGCCGCTACCTCACCGACCACTTCGGGCCACGCGCGGTGCTCAGGAAGGTGGCGATCAGACTGGGCGCCCCCAACTACCCCGGGGACACCATGGTGTTGACCGGGACGATAGAAGCCGTGGAAGGCACCACCGCGACCGTCCGGGTCGTAGGGGCCAACGGTCTCGGCCACCACGTGACGGGCACGGTCACCCTCACCCTGGGGAGCGCCGAATGA
- a CDS encoding lipid-transfer protein: protein MSTHARDRLGGRAAIAGIGATEFSKDSGRSELRLAAEAVRAALDDAGLTPADVDGMVTFTMDTSPEITVAQACGIGQLSFFSRVHYGGGAACATVQQAAMAIAAGVAEVVVCYRAFNERSGRRFGSGVQHREPSAEGVALGWSLPFGLLTPASWVAMAAQRYLHTYGLTPEAFGHVAVTDRRYAATNPAAWFHGRPITLADHAASRWIVEPLRLLDCCQETDGGQAIVVTSLARARALAQRPAVIAAAAQGAGRAQEQMTSFYRDDLTGLPEMSVVARRLWHTSGLTAEDIDVAILYDHFTPFVLMQLEEFGFCGKGEAAEFVREDRVPLNTHGGQLGEAYLHGMNGIAEAVRQVRGTAVNQVPQAGRVLVTAGTGVPTSGLVLTADG from the coding sequence ATGAGCACACACGCGCGTGACCGGCTCGGCGGACGGGCCGCGATCGCCGGCATCGGCGCCACCGAGTTCTCCAAGGACTCCGGCCGCAGCGAGCTGCGGCTGGCCGCCGAGGCGGTCCGCGCGGCCCTCGACGACGCCGGCCTCACCCCCGCCGACGTGGACGGCATGGTCACCTTCACGATGGACACCAGCCCCGAGATCACCGTCGCCCAGGCCTGCGGGATCGGCCAGCTGTCCTTCTTCTCCCGGGTCCACTACGGCGGCGGCGCGGCCTGCGCGACCGTCCAGCAGGCGGCCATGGCGATCGCGGCGGGCGTGGCCGAGGTGGTCGTCTGCTACCGCGCCTTCAACGAGCGCTCGGGCCGCCGCTTCGGCTCCGGCGTCCAGCACCGCGAACCCTCCGCCGAGGGGGTCGCCCTCGGCTGGTCCCTCCCCTTCGGCCTGCTCACCCCGGCCTCCTGGGTGGCGATGGCGGCCCAGCGCTATCTGCACACCTACGGCCTCACCCCGGAGGCCTTCGGGCACGTGGCCGTGACCGACCGCCGGTACGCGGCCACCAACCCGGCGGCCTGGTTCCACGGCCGCCCCATCACCCTCGCCGACCACGCGGCCTCCCGCTGGATCGTCGAGCCGCTCAGACTCCTCGACTGCTGCCAGGAGACCGACGGCGGCCAGGCGATCGTCGTCACGTCCCTCGCACGCGCGCGTGCCCTCGCGCAGCGGCCCGCCGTGATCGCGGCCGCCGCCCAGGGCGCCGGCCGGGCCCAGGAACAGATGACCAGCTTCTACCGCGACGACCTCACCGGCCTCCCCGAGATGAGCGTGGTCGCCCGCCGCCTCTGGCACACCAGCGGCCTCACCGCCGAGGACATCGACGTGGCGATCCTCTACGACCACTTCACCCCGTTCGTCCTGATGCAGCTGGAGGAGTTCGGCTTCTGCGGAAAGGGGGAGGCGGCGGAGTTCGTCCGCGAGGACCGCGTCCCGCTCAACACCCACGGCGGCCAGCTGGGCGAGGCGTACCTCCACGGGATGAACGGCATCGCGGAAGCCGTACGCCAGGTGCGGGGGACGGCGGTGAACCAGGTGCCGCAGGCGGGACGCGTCCTGGTGACGGCGGGGACCGGGGTGCCGACGTCCGGGCTCGTGCTCACCGCGGACGGGTGA
- a CDS encoding SigE family RNA polymerase sigma factor, whose protein sequence is MTTPVCTSASKAAVPATQTLAYPSFASYVKARQPVLLRTARSLTANPSDAEDLLQTALTKTYVAWERIEDHRALDGYVRRALLNTRTSQWRKRKVDEFATDEIPEPETGPGEDDPAEQQALHDAMWRAIMKLPARQRAMVVLRYYEDLSEVQTAEVLGVSVGTVKSAVSRALGKLREDPELVLAR, encoded by the coding sequence ATGACCACACCCGTCTGCACCAGCGCTTCGAAGGCCGCCGTCCCGGCGACGCAGACCCTCGCGTACCCCTCGTTCGCCTCGTACGTGAAGGCCCGCCAGCCGGTGCTGCTGCGTACCGCCCGGTCGCTGACCGCGAACCCGAGCGACGCGGAGGACCTGCTGCAGACCGCCCTGACCAAGACCTACGTCGCCTGGGAGCGCATCGAGGACCACCGGGCCCTCGACGGCTATGTGCGCCGCGCCCTGCTGAACACCCGTACCTCGCAGTGGCGCAAGCGCAAGGTCGACGAGTTCGCGACCGACGAGATCCCCGAGCCCGAGACCGGCCCCGGCGAGGACGACCCCGCCGAGCAGCAGGCCCTGCACGACGCCATGTGGCGGGCGATCATGAAACTGCCCGCCCGGCAGCGCGCGATGGTCGTCCTCAGGTACTACGAGGACCTCAGCGAGGTGCAGACGGCCGAGGTGCTCGGCGTCTCGGTCGGGACCGTGAAGTCGGCGGTCTCCCGGGCGCTGGGCAAGCTCCGCGAGGACCCCGAGCTGGTACTCGCCAGGTAG
- a CDS encoding bifunctional DNA primase/polymerase, producing MATTDRQATTLALAHALSAAERGLAVIPLSRTKLPALRSPHRDDPLAAPCHGECGAFGHGVYDASTDPVRIRELFSAAPWATGYGIACGLPPHHLIGIDLDTKSGTDSSAALRELALRHLFTIPDTVVVLTPSGGRHLWLTGPPDAAVPNSAGRLAPGIDIRGAGGYLVGPGSRTDHGTYGTAPGTAHLAPAACPPALLRLLLPPPRPTHPATHPSAGDQGQGLVQFVLAAHEGQRNTRLFWAACRAYENGIGPALVAPLVDAALDTGLTEREARATIASAARMTGRRG from the coding sequence ATGGCCACCACAGACCGGCAGGCCACGACGCTGGCCCTCGCACACGCCCTGTCAGCCGCCGAGCGCGGGCTGGCCGTCATCCCCCTGTCCCGCACCAAGCTCCCGGCCCTGCGCTCCCCCCACCGCGACGACCCCTTGGCCGCCCCCTGTCACGGCGAGTGCGGGGCGTTCGGACACGGGGTGTACGACGCCTCGACCGACCCCGTCCGCATCCGCGAGCTCTTCTCGGCGGCCCCCTGGGCAACCGGCTACGGCATCGCGTGCGGCCTCCCGCCCCACCACCTCATCGGCATCGACCTGGACACCAAGTCGGGCACGGACTCCTCGGCGGCCCTGCGCGAACTGGCTCTGCGCCATCTGTTCACGATCCCCGACACGGTCGTCGTCCTCACCCCGAGCGGCGGCCGCCACCTCTGGCTCACCGGACCGCCCGACGCGGCCGTCCCCAACTCGGCCGGCCGGCTGGCCCCGGGCATCGACATCCGGGGCGCCGGCGGTTACCTCGTCGGGCCCGGCTCCCGCACCGACCACGGCACCTACGGCACGGCACCGGGCACGGCCCACCTGGCCCCGGCGGCCTGCCCTCCCGCCCTGCTCCGCCTGCTGCTCCCGCCACCGCGCCCCACCCACCCCGCGACCCATCCCTCGGCCGGCGACCAGGGCCAGGGCCTGGTCCAGTTCGTCCTCGCCGCGCACGAGGGCCAGCGCAACACCCGGCTGTTCTGGGCGGCCTGCCGCGCGTACGAGAACGGCATCGGCCCGGCCCTGGTCGCCCCCCTGGTGGACGCGGCCCTCGACACGGGCCTCACAGAACGCGAGGCCAGGGCGACGATCGCTTCGGCGGCTCGGATGACGGGGAGGCGGGGGTGA
- a CDS encoding AAC(3) family N-acetyltransferase, with protein sequence MTEPTTPDALRPGELTWQLKALGVRPGDTLLVHTSLRAVGPVSGGARAVVDSLLEALGAEGTLVVYTQTPGNSDPSRWAVTRGGAVPPAQWPRLRATLPAFDPARTPSQGVGVLPEEVRTRPGALRSDHPQSSFAALGPAAARITAGHDLNCHLGEESPLARLEELDARVLLLGVDYSACTAFHLAEYRVPGQGSRDYGCAVDDGSGRRWHRYRDVDFDTSDFPALGEAYESRAERPVTRGRIGAADSRLFDLAPAVAYAAKWLTAHRAGRRPTE encoded by the coding sequence TTGACCGAGCCGACCACCCCGGACGCCCTCCGGCCCGGAGAACTCACCTGGCAGCTCAAGGCATTGGGCGTCCGGCCCGGCGACACCCTGCTGGTGCACACGTCGTTGCGGGCCGTCGGGCCGGTGTCCGGCGGCGCGCGGGCCGTGGTCGACTCGCTGCTGGAGGCGCTCGGCGCGGAGGGCACGCTGGTCGTCTACACCCAGACTCCCGGCAACTCCGACCCGTCCCGCTGGGCCGTCACCCGGGGCGGTGCCGTGCCGCCGGCGCAGTGGCCCCGGCTGCGGGCGACGCTGCCCGCGTTCGATCCCGCGCGGACCCCCAGTCAGGGGGTCGGCGTACTGCCGGAGGAGGTCCGCACCCGGCCGGGCGCGCTGCGCAGCGACCACCCGCAGAGTTCCTTCGCCGCCCTGGGGCCGGCCGCGGCGCGGATCACCGCCGGGCACGACCTGAACTGTCACCTGGGCGAGGAGTCCCCGCTGGCCCGGCTGGAGGAACTGGACGCCCGTGTCCTGCTGCTGGGCGTCGACTACTCCGCCTGCACGGCCTTCCACCTGGCCGAGTACCGGGTGCCGGGCCAGGGCAGCCGGGACTACGGCTGCGCGGTCGACGACGGCTCGGGACGGCGCTGGCACCGCTACCGTGACGTGGACTTCGACACCTCCGACTTCCCGGCGCTGGGCGAGGCGTACGAGTCCCGCGCCGAACGGCCGGTCACGCGGGGCCGGATCGGCGCCGCCGACTCCCGCCTGTTCGACCTGGCCCCGGCGGTGGCCTACGCCGCGAAGTGGCTGACCGCACACCGGGCGGGACGGAGACCGACGGAGTAG
- a CDS encoding large ATP-binding protein, which yields MVPVYRYAVSYAHGRDEAWVARFLDELRRRLDTGSGPRFHRLVPPPAAAGGPEEGSYGVGTADIVLALCSPAYFNEGPAQRDWAVLALRRSLGQARTGVAPQPVLPLVWEPVDRRLPGPVETADVFSAGQPAEYRSLGLALLTMQAPRYRAVLDRVLDGIAARMRAMAAAGAPAPELDDGYGFAGEAPDALSADDAAFTERFRAEVTASPLPARPITRTLVLRGSVGSQEVGGGYLDDGHVDRDDSGPGSGALPSPSPLPVDLLPDLGRRILLVDPSGSGHSTELARLVAGALADRTPGRARTAPRPSLDAVRERAGVGESADWEETDGQDVDGDPAESPGTGWPLGEAAPVRPPWGCRIPFVLSARSGALPRLDGMVPTLAPSAAAAEPAGWAARQLRSGRAFLAVDDLDAVPAGNRAAVWEWLLRLLEAHPRAPCVIATNGTGVPWSRLGGDFRIVGLEPLSPTDLRALLNSGAAQASGDRGDLADRAALPAPTLGTDPLLAGVAGRPAAAVAMLRAAAASVTPGQVPRHRLLRAGVSAVWRRPREDTAGPAALPAPAPAADQVPDSVLRAASGRLAVAALGLDGSRIPLSTALNALRAPRSTDSTAPERLLAALADRAGVVFRPGPDTVAFPSPGVRTFLAAHHLVHTPGTDTDALLRRHPSPELAELLAQLRAAETGTGTARSVLAAPGGPPRRLSAGSPPRPAVRGAGVRRVGVRSSAEVRALLRAGTAVPELRCSGPVDGLSEALPKLPGLRSLVLADDPSLVALPELGGCRSLRSVRVLRCPNLRDLTALESSAVMFLDVDPWPDLPVPECLRRAFWLSRVDLVTAGPRTRPAVVPAVPGTAFPEIRIRPRPHG from the coding sequence ATGGTGCCCGTGTACCGCTATGCCGTCAGCTACGCGCACGGCAGGGACGAGGCCTGGGTCGCGCGGTTCCTGGACGAGCTGAGACGGCGTCTGGACACCGGGAGCGGGCCTCGGTTCCACCGTCTCGTGCCCCCGCCCGCCGCGGCCGGCGGACCGGAGGAGGGCTCGTACGGCGTCGGTACGGCGGACATCGTGCTGGCCCTGTGCAGTCCGGCGTACTTCAACGAGGGCCCGGCCCAGCGGGACTGGGCGGTGCTGGCGTTGCGCCGGAGCCTGGGGCAGGCCCGGACCGGCGTCGCCCCGCAGCCGGTCCTGCCGCTGGTCTGGGAGCCGGTGGACCGGCGGCTGCCGGGGCCGGTCGAGACGGCCGACGTGTTCTCCGCTGGGCAGCCGGCCGAGTACCGCTCGCTGGGGCTGGCGCTGCTGACCATGCAGGCCCCGCGGTACCGCGCGGTGCTGGACCGGGTGCTCGACGGGATCGCGGCCCGCATGCGCGCGATGGCCGCGGCCGGGGCGCCCGCGCCCGAACTGGACGACGGCTACGGCTTCGCCGGGGAGGCCCCCGACGCACTGTCGGCGGACGACGCGGCCTTCACGGAACGCTTCCGCGCGGAGGTGACGGCATCGCCCCTGCCCGCACGACCGATCACCCGCACGCTGGTCCTCCGCGGCTCAGTGGGTAGCCAGGAGGTGGGTGGCGGGTACCTCGACGACGGACACGTGGACCGTGACGACTCCGGACCGGGCTCCGGCGCCCTGCCCTCCCCCTCCCCCCTGCCCGTGGACCTCCTGCCTGACCTGGGGCGCCGCATCCTCCTGGTCGATCCCTCCGGCTCCGGCCACAGCACGGAACTCGCCCGGCTCGTCGCCGGGGCGCTGGCCGACCGGACGCCGGGGCGGGCACGGACCGCGCCGAGACCGAGCCTGGATGCCGTACGGGAGCGGGCCGGGGTGGGCGAATCGGCGGACTGGGAGGAGACGGACGGGCAGGACGTGGACGGTGACCCGGCTGAGTCGCCCGGCACGGGGTGGCCGCTCGGCGAGGCGGCGCCCGTCCGACCGCCCTGGGGGTGCCGGATCCCCTTCGTACTGTCGGCGCGGTCCGGGGCGTTGCCCCGGCTGGACGGGATGGTGCCGACGCTCGCTCCGTCGGCCGCCGCGGCGGAACCGGCCGGGTGGGCCGCTCGGCAACTGCGGTCCGGGCGTGCCTTCCTGGCCGTGGACGACCTGGACGCGGTGCCCGCGGGCAACCGTGCCGCCGTCTGGGAGTGGCTCCTGCGGCTGCTGGAGGCCCACCCCCGGGCGCCGTGCGTCATCGCCACGAACGGCACCGGGGTGCCCTGGTCCCGGCTCGGCGGTGACTTCCGGATAGTAGGCCTGGAACCCCTGTCCCCGACCGACCTCAGGGCCCTCCTGAACTCCGGTGCCGCGCAGGCCTCCGGAGACCGGGGAGACCTCGCGGACCGGGCTGCCCTCCCCGCCCCGACGCTCGGCACAGATCCTCTGCTGGCCGGGGTCGCCGGGCGGCCGGCCGCCGCCGTGGCGATGCTGCGGGCGGCGGCCGCCTCGGTCACGCCCGGCCAGGTCCCCCGGCACCGCCTGCTGCGCGCCGGTGTCTCGGCGGTGTGGCGCAGACCGCGCGAGGACACGGCAGGTCCGGCCGCCCTCCCCGCGCCCGCGCCCGCCGCCGACCAGGTGCCGGACAGCGTGCTGCGGGCGGCCTCCGGCCGGCTGGCCGTCGCCGCCCTCGGACTGGACGGCTCCCGCATCCCGCTGTCCACCGCGCTGAACGCCCTGCGCGCCCCCCGCTCCACCGACTCCACCGCACCCGAACGCCTCCTGGCAGCGCTCGCCGACCGCGCGGGCGTGGTGTTCCGTCCCGGCCCGGACACCGTGGCCTTCCCGAGCCCCGGGGTCAGGACCTTCCTGGCCGCCCACCACCTGGTGCACACCCCCGGCACCGACACCGACGCACTGCTGCGCCGCCACCCCTCACCCGAACTCGCCGAGCTGCTGGCCCAGTTGCGGGCCGCCGAGACCGGCACCGGCACCGCCCGCAGTGTCCTGGCGGCACCGGGCGGCCCACCGCGACGGCTGTCGGCGGGCAGCCCGCCGCGTCCTGCCGTACGCGGTGCGGGGGTACGGCGTGTCGGCGTACGGTCGTCCGCCGAGGTGCGCGCCCTGCTGCGGGCCGGCACCGCCGTGCCGGAACTGCGCTGCTCCGGACCGGTCGACGGGCTGTCCGAGGCACTGCCGAAACTGCCCGGGCTGCGCTCACTGGTCCTCGCGGACGACCCGTCGCTGGTCGCCCTGCCCGAGCTGGGCGGCTGCCGGTCGCTGCGGTCGGTCCGGGTGCTGCGCTGCCCGAACCTGCGGGACCTGACGGCTCTGGAGTCCTCGGCGGTGATGTTCCTCGACGTCGACCCGTGGCCGGATCTGCCCGTACCGGAGTGCCTGCGCCGGGCGTTCTGGCTGAGCCGGGTGGACCTGGTGACCGCCGGCCCGCGCACCCGCCCGGCCGTCGTACCGGCCGTGCCCGGCACGGCGTTCCCGGAGATCCGGATACGGCCCCGCCCGCACGGCTGA
- a CDS encoding long-chain fatty acid--CoA ligase, with product MSPREDAVLSTMQDVPLLISRILTHGSSIHGTSQVTTWTGEPEPHRRSFAEVGTRAAQLAHALREDLGVTADERVATLMWNNAEHVEAYFAIPSMGAVLHTLNLRLPPDQLAWIVGHAADRVVIANGSLLPLLAPLLPHLKTVEHVVVSGPGDRTALEGTHARVHEYEDLIAGKPTGYDWPELDERQAAAMCYTSGTTGDPKGVVYSHRSIYLHSMQVNMAQSMGLTDQDTSLVVVPQFHVNAWGLPHATFMTGVNMLMPDRFLQPAPLAEMIEREKPTHAAAVPTIWQGLLAELTAKPRDVSSLTQVTIGGSACPPSLMEAFDALGMRVCHAWGMTETSPLGTIARPPAHVVGTDEEFAYRLTQGRFPASVEARLTGPGGERLPWDGESAGELEVRGPWIAGAYYNGPDAEPLRPADKFSEDGWLKTGDVGTISPDGFLTLTDRAKDVIKSGGEWISSVDLENALMSHPDVTEAAVVAVPDDKWGERPLATVVLKEGSTADFESLRAFLASDVCKIAKWQLPERWSIIESVPKTSVGKFDKKVLRKQYAEGGLDVTKL from the coding sequence ATGTCGCCCCGGGAGGACGCCGTGCTGAGCACCATGCAGGACGTACCGCTGCTGATCTCCAGGATCCTGACCCACGGGTCGTCGATCCACGGCACCTCACAGGTGACCACCTGGACCGGCGAGCCGGAGCCGCACCGCCGCTCCTTCGCCGAGGTCGGCACCCGCGCCGCCCAGCTGGCACACGCCCTGCGCGAGGACCTCGGCGTCACCGCCGACGAGCGCGTGGCGACCCTGATGTGGAACAACGCCGAGCATGTCGAGGCCTACTTCGCGATCCCTTCCATGGGCGCGGTCCTGCACACCCTGAACCTCCGCCTCCCCCCGGACCAGCTGGCCTGGATCGTGGGCCACGCGGCCGACCGCGTCGTCATCGCCAACGGCTCGCTGCTCCCCCTGCTCGCCCCGCTGCTCCCGCACCTCAAGACGGTCGAGCACGTGGTGGTCTCGGGCCCCGGCGACCGCACCGCGCTCGAAGGCACCCACGCGCGCGTGCACGAGTACGAGGACCTGATCGCGGGCAAGCCCACCGGCTACGACTGGCCCGAGCTGGACGAACGCCAGGCCGCCGCCATGTGCTACACCTCCGGCACCACGGGCGACCCCAAGGGCGTGGTCTACAGCCACCGTTCCATCTACCTGCACTCCATGCAGGTCAACATGGCCCAGTCGATGGGCCTGACCGACCAGGACACCTCACTCGTGGTCGTCCCCCAGTTCCACGTCAACGCCTGGGGCCTGCCGCACGCCACCTTCATGACCGGCGTCAACATGCTGATGCCGGACCGCTTCCTCCAGCCCGCGCCCCTCGCCGAGATGATCGAGCGCGAGAAGCCGACCCACGCGGCGGCCGTCCCCACCATCTGGCAGGGCCTGCTCGCCGAGCTCACCGCCAAGCCGCGTGACGTCTCCTCGCTCACCCAGGTCACCATCGGCGGCTCGGCCTGTCCGCCCTCCCTGATGGAGGCCTTCGACGCGCTGGGCATGCGGGTCTGCCACGCCTGGGGCATGACGGAGACCTCCCCGCTCGGCACCATCGCCCGCCCGCCGGCCCATGTCGTCGGCACCGACGAGGAGTTCGCCTACCGCCTCACCCAGGGCCGCTTCCCGGCCTCCGTCGAGGCCCGCCTCACCGGCCCCGGCGGCGAGCGCCTGCCCTGGGACGGCGAGTCCGCGGGCGAGCTGGAGGTCCGCGGCCCCTGGATCGCCGGCGCCTACTACAACGGCCCCGACGCCGAACCCCTGCGCCCCGCCGACAAGTTCAGCGAGGACGGCTGGCTGAAGACCGGCGACGTCGGCACCATCTCCCCCGACGGCTTCCTCACCCTCACCGACCGCGCCAAGGACGTCATCAAGTCCGGCGGCGAGTGGATCTCGTCCGTGGACCTGGAGAACGCCCTGATGTCCCACCCGGACGTCACCGAGGCCGCGGTCGTCGCCGTCCCCGACGACAAGTGGGGCGAGCGCCCCCTGGCCACGGTCGTCCTGAAGGAGGGCTCCACCGCCGACTTCGAGTCCCTGCGCGCCTTCCTCGCGAGCGACGTCTGCAAGATCGCCAAGTGGCAGCTCCCGGAGCGCTGGTCGATCATCGAGTCGGTCCCGAAGACGAGCGTCGGAAAGTTCGACAAGAAGGTCCTGCGAAAGCAATATGCCGAGGGCGGGCTGGACGTCACCAAGCTCTGA